The following are from one region of the Sandaracinus amylolyticus genome:
- a CDS encoding DUF4215 domain-containing protein has product MGAVVLALALATVGCGDDDGGDPGDASVGTDAQVRSDSGPSTGRCGDGTVDDGEECDDGGRLAGDGCSAACELECGDGVVGTGELCDTGIGEGEEGACPTDCDDGMACTSDTLSGTDCSVECVHGDITAAADDDGCCPPDANASTDNDCAGSCGDGFVTGTEACDTAIASGTVGACPASCDDSMSCTTDSLTGGGTCDAVCTNTPITTPGAADSCCPPGATLANDPDCAIACGDGVVSAGEACDTGITSGAGACPTTCNDGAACTTDMLVNAGTCAATCTSTAITLPANGDGCCPPGATIANDSDCTATCGDGVVSGGEACDTGITSGAGRCPTTCTDGMSCTRDVLTGAGTCAATCSYPAITAPAPSDGCCPPGATIATDNDCPVRCGDGVRSPSEACDTAIASGAGACPTTCSDGMVCTTDTLVNAGTCSAACTYPPITTPAAGDGCCPTGANIGNDSDCPRRCGDGVITAPETCDDGNTANGDGCSATCTTEVVPTGFRVRDMDLLDPHAFANVLGCLDITNLDLFGQQGVNPLIQTRLTTDTSPSADGELDLNLLVAFTPLAQAAGSSTTGHVVMPDCTAPLSSTMCTLPAGADRSSGPVSSYGSPMVCLQALDGTTGGYSPAVASTTAAAGAACFTADIGELTINLAGIPITLSDTRIAGRWSGNPASAITNGLIRGFLPVAVADGIVIPPGTTGQAAIDNRPLSALFRGGMNNCSQAAPTRGDRDTHMGMDGWWLYLSYVADRAPYTEL; this is encoded by the coding sequence ATGGGTGCCGTCGTGCTCGCGCTCGCGCTCGCTACAGTCGGGTGCGGCGACGACGACGGAGGGGATCCCGGAGACGCGTCGGTGGGGACCGACGCGCAGGTGCGCAGCGATTCGGGGCCGTCCACTGGTCGGTGCGGCGACGGCACCGTCGATGACGGCGAGGAGTGCGACGACGGCGGGCGCCTGGCCGGGGATGGATGCTCGGCGGCGTGCGAGCTCGAGTGCGGCGATGGCGTCGTCGGCACCGGCGAGCTCTGCGACACCGGCATCGGCGAGGGCGAAGAGGGCGCTTGCCCGACCGACTGCGACGACGGCATGGCGTGCACCAGCGACACGCTGTCGGGCACCGATTGCTCCGTCGAGTGCGTCCACGGCGACATCACGGCTGCCGCGGATGACGACGGCTGCTGTCCGCCCGATGCGAACGCGTCGACCGACAACGACTGCGCGGGCTCGTGCGGCGACGGCTTCGTGACCGGCACCGAGGCGTGCGACACCGCGATTGCGAGCGGCACGGTGGGCGCCTGCCCGGCGTCGTGTGACGACAGCATGAGCTGCACCACGGACTCGCTCACCGGGGGCGGCACCTGCGACGCGGTCTGCACGAACACGCCGATCACGACGCCCGGCGCGGCGGACTCGTGCTGTCCTCCCGGCGCGACCCTCGCGAACGACCCCGACTGCGCGATCGCGTGCGGTGACGGCGTCGTCTCGGCCGGCGAGGCCTGCGACACCGGCATCACGTCGGGCGCGGGCGCGTGCCCGACGACCTGCAACGACGGCGCGGCCTGCACGACCGACATGCTCGTCAACGCGGGCACCTGCGCCGCGACCTGCACCTCGACCGCAATCACCTTGCCGGCGAACGGCGACGGCTGCTGCCCGCCGGGCGCGACGATCGCGAACGACTCCGACTGCACCGCGACGTGCGGCGACGGCGTCGTGAGCGGCGGCGAGGCGTGCGACACCGGCATCACGTCGGGCGCGGGCCGCTGCCCGACGACGTGCACCGACGGCATGAGCTGCACGCGCGACGTGCTCACGGGCGCCGGCACCTGCGCTGCCACGTGCTCGTATCCCGCGATCACCGCGCCCGCACCGTCGGATGGCTGCTGCCCGCCCGGCGCGACCATCGCGACCGACAACGACTGCCCGGTGCGCTGCGGTGACGGCGTGCGCTCGCCGAGCGAGGCGTGCGACACCGCGATCGCCAGCGGCGCGGGCGCGTGCCCGACGACGTGCAGCGACGGAATGGTCTGCACGACCGACACGCTCGTGAACGCCGGCACCTGCAGCGCGGCGTGCACTTATCCGCCGATCACGACCCCGGCGGCGGGCGACGGCTGCTGCCCGACGGGCGCGAACATCGGCAACGACAGCGACTGTCCGCGGCGCTGCGGCGACGGCGTGATCACCGCGCCCGAGACCTGCGACGACGGAAACACGGCGAACGGCGACGGCTGCAGCGCCACGTGCACCACCGAGGTCGTTCCCACCGGCTTCCGGGTTCGCGACATGGACCTGCTCGACCCGCACGCATTCGCGAACGTGCTCGGGTGTCTCGACATCACGAACCTCGACCTGTTCGGCCAACAGGGCGTGAATCCTCTGATCCAGACGCGGCTGACGACCGATACGTCGCCGAGCGCCGATGGAGAGCTCGACCTCAATCTCCTGGTCGCGTTCACGCCGCTCGCGCAGGCGGCGGGCAGCAGCACCACCGGACACGTCGTAATGCCGGATTGCACTGCCCCGCTCTCTTCGACGATGTGCACGCTCCCGGCGGGCGCCGATCGGTCTTCCGGCCCGGTGAGCAGCTACGGATCGCCGATGGTCTGCCTCCAGGCGCTGGATGGCACGACGGGCGGCTACTCACCCGCAGTCGCGTCCACGACCGCAGCGGCGGGAGCCGCGTGCTTCACCGCCGACATCGGTGAGCTCACGATCAATCTCGCAGGCATTCCGATCACCCTGAGTGACACGCGCATCGCGGGTCGCTGGTCCGGCAATCCCGCGAGTGCGATCACGAACGGGCTCATTCGCGGGTTCCTGCCGGTCGCAGTCGCGGACGGGATCGTCATTCCGCCGGGCACGACGGGGCAGGCGGCGATCGACAACCGCCCCCTCTCTGCGCTCTTCCGCGGCGGCATGAATAACTGCTCGCAGGCGGCGCCGACGCGAGGCGACCGCGATACGCACATGGGCATGGACGGCTGGTGGCTCTATCTGAGCTACGTCGCCGACCGAGCCCCGTATACGGAGCTGTGA
- a CDS encoding acyl-CoA dehydrogenase family protein, translating into MTYLFETEEHAALRAQVRRWAQSEIAPHADHWEEEEEFPVELYRRAGAAGVLGTGYPEAVGGSGGDVTHVVVAAEEMILAGRSVGTTVGLGSHGIALPPIVHSGTDAQKERFVAPTLRGELISALAITEPGGGSDVASLRTRAARDGDFYVVNGSKTFITSGARADFVTAAVRTGGPGHGGVSLLIIESRTPGFHVSKKLKKTGWWASDTAELTFEDCRVPAENLVGIENAGFISIMMNFAQERLLLASQCVAISELAYRESIRYAKERVAFGKSISGFQVIRHKLADMASRIAAARALTGELAVRHAKGEQVPALAAMAKNVATDACSFVCDQAVQIHGGMGYMREVLVERLYRDARLYPIGGGTREIMNEIISKAEGY; encoded by the coding sequence ATGACCTACCTGTTCGAGACCGAGGAGCACGCCGCGCTTCGCGCGCAGGTGCGTCGCTGGGCCCAGAGCGAGATCGCGCCGCACGCGGATCACTGGGAAGAAGAAGAGGAATTCCCGGTCGAGCTCTACCGGCGCGCGGGCGCCGCGGGGGTGCTCGGCACCGGCTATCCCGAGGCGGTCGGCGGGAGCGGCGGCGACGTGACCCACGTGGTCGTCGCGGCCGAGGAGATGATCCTCGCGGGCCGCAGCGTGGGCACGACGGTCGGGCTCGGGTCCCACGGGATCGCGCTGCCGCCGATCGTGCACTCGGGCACCGATGCGCAGAAGGAGCGCTTCGTCGCGCCGACGCTGCGCGGCGAGCTGATCTCGGCGCTCGCGATCACCGAGCCCGGCGGGGGCAGCGACGTGGCGTCGCTCCGGACGCGCGCGGCGCGCGACGGCGACTTCTACGTGGTGAACGGGAGCAAGACGTTCATCACGTCGGGCGCTCGCGCGGACTTCGTCACTGCCGCGGTGCGCACCGGAGGGCCCGGGCACGGCGGCGTGTCGCTGCTGATCATCGAGTCGCGCACGCCCGGCTTCCACGTGTCGAAGAAGCTCAAGAAGACCGGCTGGTGGGCGAGCGACACCGCCGAGCTGACGTTCGAGGACTGCCGCGTTCCGGCCGAGAACCTCGTGGGGATCGAGAACGCGGGGTTCATCTCGATCATGATGAACTTCGCGCAAGAGCGGCTCTTGCTCGCGTCGCAGTGTGTCGCGATCTCGGAGCTCGCTTATCGCGAGTCGATTCGATATGCGAAGGAGCGAGTCGCGTTCGGCAAGTCGATCTCCGGATTCCAGGTGATCCGACACAAGCTCGCCGACATGGCATCGCGCATCGCGGCGGCGCGCGCGCTGACGGGCGAGCTCGCGGTGCGTCACGCGAAGGGCGAGCAGGTGCCCGCCCTCGCGGCGATGGCGAAGAACGTCGCGACCGACGCGTGCTCGTTCGTCTGCGACCAAGCGGTGCAGATCCACGGCGGCATGGGCTACATGCGCGAGGTGCTCGTCGAGCGCCTCTATCGCGATGCGCGCCTCTATCCGATCGGCGGCGGGACTCGAGAGATCATGAACGAGATCATCTCGAAGGCCGAAGGCTACTGA
- a CDS encoding thymidine phosphorylase: MQSRANAKKKTTTKSKPAAAEQPLPTVPELIVRKREGGRLTAREIQHLIEGFTAGTVADYQMSALAMAVLLRGMDPDEIVALTLAMRDSGLVVDTSDIPETKVDKHSTGGVGDKVSLCLAPMVAACGVAVPMVSGRGLGHTGGTLDKLEAIPGFSVSMSTEQFVAQVRDIGCALIGQTADIAPADKRLYALRDVTGTVESIPLITASILSKKLAEGIDGLVLDVKVGRGAFMKSLPDARALATSLVRVGGLAGKKVTAILTRMDAPLGRTIGNALETAEAFEILHGRGPKDLLEITLVLGAEMLRLGGVAKTNAQARRMLEACIADGSAAAKMREIVRAQGGDPRTVDEPDRLPRASQVIDVHAPKTGWVLGIDALELGLTGVAIGAGRTRADQAVDPAVGIVIKKHVAEKVKKGEALAELHLASGVDPDPIAKRVAAAWTIGTHKPRPKRAVLDLIRSA; the protein is encoded by the coding sequence CCACTGCCCACGGTCCCCGAGCTCATCGTGCGCAAGCGCGAAGGCGGCCGGCTCACCGCGCGCGAGATCCAGCACCTCATCGAGGGCTTCACCGCGGGCACCGTCGCCGACTACCAGATGAGCGCGCTCGCGATGGCGGTCCTGCTGCGCGGCATGGATCCCGACGAGATCGTCGCGCTCACGCTCGCGATGCGCGACTCGGGCCTCGTCGTCGACACCAGCGACATCCCGGAGACGAAGGTCGACAAGCACTCGACCGGCGGCGTCGGCGACAAGGTCTCGCTCTGCCTCGCACCGATGGTCGCCGCGTGCGGCGTCGCAGTGCCGATGGTCAGCGGTCGCGGGCTCGGCCACACCGGCGGCACGCTCGACAAGCTCGAGGCGATCCCCGGCTTCTCGGTCTCGATGAGCACCGAGCAGTTCGTCGCGCAGGTGCGCGACATCGGCTGCGCGCTGATCGGTCAGACCGCGGACATCGCGCCCGCCGACAAGCGCCTCTACGCGCTGCGCGACGTGACGGGCACCGTCGAGAGCATCCCGCTGATCACCGCGAGCATCCTCTCGAAGAAGCTCGCGGAGGGCATCGACGGGCTCGTGCTCGACGTGAAGGTCGGCCGCGGCGCGTTCATGAAGTCGCTGCCCGACGCGCGCGCGCTCGCGACGTCGCTGGTGCGGGTAGGGGGCCTCGCGGGCAAGAAGGTCACCGCGATCCTCACGCGCATGGACGCGCCCCTCGGACGCACGATCGGCAACGCGCTCGAGACCGCCGAGGCGTTCGAGATCCTGCACGGCCGCGGCCCGAAGGATCTTCTCGAGATCACGCTGGTGCTCGGCGCGGAGATGCTGCGCCTCGGCGGTGTCGCGAAGACGAACGCGCAGGCGCGCAGGATGCTCGAGGCGTGTATCGCCGACGGCAGCGCCGCCGCGAAGATGCGTGAGATCGTGCGCGCCCAGGGCGGCGATCCGCGCACCGTGGACGAGCCCGATCGACTCCCGCGCGCGTCGCAGGTGATCGACGTGCACGCGCCGAAGACCGGATGGGTCCTCGGCATCGACGCGCTCGAGCTCGGCCTGACGGGCGTCGCGATCGGCGCGGGCCGCACGCGCGCCGATCAGGCGGTCGATCCCGCGGTCGGCATCGTCATCAAGAAGCACGTCGCCGAGAAGGTGAAGAAGGGCGAGGCGCTCGCCGAGCTGCACCTCGCCTCGGGCGTCGACCCGGATCCCATCGCGAAGCGAGTCGCCGCGGCGTGGACGATCGGGACCCACAAGCCGCGCCCGAAGCGCGCGGTGCTCGACCTGATCCGCAGTGCCTGA